AAGTTTAGATTGAATAAGGATCGTGACATTGAGCGGGCGCTGAATGATATGATGAAGGAGGCGACAGAGAAAAAAATCCGGCTGGTGGAAATCATCCCTGGCCAAGGCCGTCCCTACGATAACCGCCGGTCCGATGGAAACCGTGAGTTCCAACCCAGGAAAAAGCCGTTTTATGGTAAAAGGGAGCGGTAGTCGGGGAAAGCAATAATGTCTTTTATTGAATGATGATTCGTTTTTAAGGCACCTGACGTCCTTTTTCCATTCCACAATCCGCAATCTAAAATCTAAAAATCGGAGAGGGGGGGATTCCTCCTCCTCCGCTCACTCTCGTTCGCTCCTCCGGAGCCCGGGTCCCTCGCTTCTTCATCCTCAGGATGCGCTCGGGTACCCTTCGAATCCCTACCATCATTAAAAACCTTTAAAATCGGAGAGGGGGGGATTCGAACCCCCGGTACTGAATTAACAGTACAACGGCTTAGCAAGCCGCCGCTATCGGCCACTCAGCCACCTCTCCTCACATTAATTCTTTTAGGAGATCTCTAATCTGTAACCTCAGATATCTTTTCCCTTCTGTTCCTTTTTTTACCTCTCTTGTGTTCTAATATTCTTCTCCTCAAATCCCCCGTAAATCCTGTATACAACTGCCCGTTTTCTAATTTTAATATGTACACGTAATACATTCTATAACCTTATTGATTGGGATTCGCCCTGTCATTCGACAGGGCGCCCTGATGTATATCAGGGCGAACCCCCGGTACTGAATTAACAG
This is a stretch of genomic DNA from Chlamydiota bacterium. It encodes these proteins:
- a CDS encoding GIY-YIG nuclease family protein — translated: MYYVYILKLENGQLYTGFTGDLRRRILEHKRGKKRNRREKISEVTD